A window of Bacillus sp. DX3.1 genomic DNA:
CCTGCATCTGATAATGCTTTACTATTTGTAATCATTCGTTCAAATAGCTTAGCACGTTGTTCGTAGGTTGGCTTGCGCTCCATCATTGCAAATCCGCCTTCAACGAAATCATCAATCGTTCCCCAGTTATGTGAAATATGCAGTACATCTAAGTATGGAATAATTTGTTCGTAACGAGCTAAATCTATAGTTAGGTTTGAATTAATCTGAGTGCGAACGCCTCGTTCATGGGCATATTTTAAAAGTGGTGTCACATAGTTATCAACGGATTTTTTTGAAAGCATAGGTTCTCCGCCAGTAATACTTAAAGAACGTAAATGAGGAATCTCATCTAGTCGTTGTAATAAAAGCTCCATAGGAAGCGGATTTGGATCTTTCGGCTGTAATGTGTAACCAACAGCGCAATGCTCACAGCGCATATTGCATAATGTTGTCGTTGTAAACTCAACATTTGTTAATAGTAATTTGCCGTACTCTTCAAGGTCCATATACGCTTCCCATGGATCGTAAGAAGGAGTAATCGGCTTCATTGTTTGTGATATACTCATCTGAAATACTCCTTTGACTGTTGAAATAACAATTTGTCCATCCTCTATAATAGAAGAATATGGGCCTTTTATAAAGTGAAACTTTTTGTAACAAGAATTTCTTTATCCGCTCTTTTCATGTCAAAGGATAAAAAAAGTCTTACATTTCTATTTGTATATAGTTAAGTACTGTTGACAAAATTGATGAAAATTCATGCCCGTGACAATTGTTTTTGCGGTATAATAAAAGCAACTCGAATAAAAAGGAGAGTGCCTTCGTGGGAAAAGCAATTCAAGATAAAGATTCACAACTAGTATATTTAAAAGAACGTTTAAATATGTTCATAGAAGTAATTGATACAATTGAACCAGAAGAGGTAGAACTAGAAGATGTAGATCGCCTTCTTGCAATGTTAGATGAATTAGAACTGAAATGTGAGCAATTTAAAAAAGACGAATAATATATTTATATTAAAGCGGCTGCCAATCATGTCTTGGTAGCCGCTTTTTATATGGCGAAGCTGTCCCAAAAGGTCGTTAAAAACGACCTTTTGGGACAGTCTCCAAGAAAATCTGTTTTAGTTTTCTACTTTACAGTATAAATGGGCAGAAAAAATAGTTTATAATATGAAGGTGAAAAGGAGGAATTATATGGAATATCATTCGGTGGAGCCTGTATTACAAGGAAAACAAGCAAGAGAAACAAAAACGTACAATATTTACAATTTTTTTATTATCGGAATCATTTTTGGAATTATTCCAGTTATGATTTTAGGAACTTGCAATGCGATTTGGTTAAAAGAGTCTAAGCAGAAAATATACGGACTCTTTATAATAGGAATAATGACTTTATTAGCAATGTTCATCTGTGCTGCTTTAATTGGTAATATAGATGTGCTGAAGATTGTTTCTCGAATAGCTGCTGCAGTTGTAGCAGGTGCGTATATGTATGCAATGCGAGAGCGATTTCGAATTCATAGTTTAGTAAATGAAAGAGTAGAGTCATTACGATGGATAGGTTTTATCATTGGAATAATTGGTATCATGGCCCAAACGGCATTGTTAGTAGGAGGGGAGATGCTGTATGTCAACTTCACAGAGTGAAACGATGTTGTTGCAAGAGGCGCAGCATTATTACGGGATTGGTCATATTGAAAACGCACAGCAGAAATTAGAAACGCTGCTTTCTTATAATCCGCAGCATGCGGAAGCATTGTACAATTTAGGATGCTGCTATGCAGATTCAGAACAATATGATGAAGCGAAAGAGCTTTGCATATCAGCGTTGCAGCATGGTTATAAGCCAGAAGAAGTGTACTATACACTTGGACATATATATACATACACGAATGAACTTGAAAAAGCGGAGCAAAGCTTTTTGAATGTTCTGTATTCAGACCCTTCCCATGCGCAAGCAATGGTGAAATATGCATTTGTTTTATTAAAAACAGGCCATATTGAAAAAGCCAAACAATTCATACAAAAAGCAGCAGAAATTGACCCGAATCATCCTACGGTTCTTCATTATCAATTTGTTTTATTACTTGCAATAGGAACGAAACAAGAAATAGAGGAATCCTTAAAAGATAATTATTATGGATCAAATAACGAAGTTCATTTTTTAGTACAGTTAGGAGCCCATGCAGCAACAAGGAAGAGGTATAGGGAAGCATACAAATATTACCGACAAGCGTTTTTGTTGGCGCCTAATGATAAAGAATTACTTGAAATCTTAGAAGAAGCGGAAGAGCTGATTCATCCGATTTTCTTTCCGAATGTTCTCGTGAATAAAGTGGGTGGGCCGCTTA
This region includes:
- a CDS encoding tetratricopeptide repeat protein translates to MSTSQSETMLLQEAQHYYGIGHIENAQQKLETLLSYNPQHAEALYNLGCCYADSEQYDEAKELCISALQHGYKPEEVYYTLGHIYTYTNELEKAEQSFLNVLYSDPSHAQAMVKYAFVLLKTGHIEKAKQFIQKAAEIDPNHPTVLHYQFVLLLAIGTKQEIEESLKDNYYGSNNEVHFLVQLGAHAATRKRYREAYKYYRQAFLLAPNDKELLEILEEAEELIHPIFFPNVLVNKVGGPLIFWAICFGTLGLFITLNWENMTMIGMLFYIIICIWSWLSTPMYKLYKKIKRS
- a CDS encoding SE1561 family protein, which produces MGKAIQDKDSQLVYLKERLNMFIEVIDTIEPEEVELEDVDRLLAMLDELELKCEQFKKDE